A stretch of the Teredinibacter haidensis genome encodes the following:
- a CDS encoding pyridoxine 5'-phosphate synthase: MMSIALSINLNKIALIRNSREGNFPSVEAFGKLSLNAGASGLTVHPRPDKRHITPEDTRVLAALVKQYSSNVRPVEFNIEGNPLAPARGSYPGLIPLSLEAQPDQCTLVPDSDSQKTSDHGFNLSNSGSQLEPLIQQLKDAGIRVSLFMDPIPTQIRLAKEIGADRIELYTGPFARAYDEGTGQHSFELHTLAAQEALELGLGINAGHDLNLENMQLYSQLPGLAEVSIGHALTVDALLMGFETAVKRYGELCV; encoded by the coding sequence CTGATGTCCATTGCTTTGAGCATTAACTTGAATAAAATCGCGCTGATTCGCAACTCGCGCGAAGGTAATTTTCCCAGCGTAGAAGCATTTGGCAAGCTCAGCCTTAATGCAGGAGCCAGCGGACTAACCGTCCACCCACGCCCGGACAAGCGACATATAACACCGGAAGATACCCGTGTACTGGCTGCTTTAGTCAAACAGTATTCAAGTAATGTACGCCCCGTTGAGTTCAATATAGAAGGTAACCCACTGGCACCCGCTCGTGGAAGCTATCCAGGGCTAATTCCTCTGAGTTTGGAAGCTCAACCAGACCAATGCACCCTTGTACCGGATAGCGATAGCCAAAAAACATCTGACCACGGGTTTAATCTAAGCAACAGTGGCTCTCAGCTTGAACCCCTGATCCAGCAGCTAAAAGATGCTGGTATTCGCGTCAGCCTTTTTATGGATCCCATTCCAACGCAAATTCGTCTGGCAAAGGAGATTGGAGCAGATCGCATCGAACTTTATACCGGCCCCTTTGCCAGGGCTTACGATGAAGGTACCGGCCAACACAGCTTCGAACTTCACACCCTCGCCGCACAAGAGGCTTTGGAACTTGGCCTGGGTATCAATGCCGGGCACGACCTTAACCTGGAGAACATGCAGCTGTACAGTCAACTACCAGGGTTGGCGGAAGTCTCCATCGGCCACGCCCTCACCGTAGATGCCCTGCTTATGGGCTTTGAAACAGCGGTAAAACGCTACGGTGAACTGTGTGTATAA
- a CDS encoding peptidylprolyl isomerase, which produces MLRTLILFSLLSLTSICAYAKDDPSSPDNPRIYFETDLGKMVIELYPKKAPITVANFLQYVDSGFYEGTIFHRVIDNFVVQGGGLAFDFSRKETKDPIANESHNKLLNLQATLSMARTSDPESATSQFFINLKHNEHLDPQDEQLGYAVFAKVVEGFDVVKKIEKEPKGLYRSHPQAPNYPVRILRAGRVQPQTPTAPKTVAVEKS; this is translated from the coding sequence ATGTTACGAACCCTTATTTTATTCAGTTTATTAAGCTTAACGTCCATATGCGCCTACGCCAAGGATGACCCATCTAGCCCTGACAACCCCAGAATCTACTTTGAAACAGATTTAGGTAAGATGGTTATCGAGCTATACCCGAAAAAGGCGCCAATCACAGTCGCCAACTTCCTCCAATACGTAGATTCCGGTTTTTATGAAGGTACGATATTTCATCGCGTAATTGACAATTTTGTCGTACAAGGCGGTGGTCTCGCTTTTGATTTCAGCCGAAAAGAAACTAAAGACCCTATTGCCAACGAATCGCACAACAAATTACTCAATTTACAAGCGACACTATCCATGGCCCGCACCTCGGATCCGGAGAGCGCTACCTCACAATTTTTTATCAATTTAAAGCACAACGAGCACCTAGACCCACAGGATGAGCAACTAGGCTATGCTGTTTTCGCAAAAGTTGTGGAAGGTTTTGACGTAGTAAAAAAAATCGAGAAGGAACCGAAAGGCCTCTACCGCTCTCACCCACAGGCACCGAACTACCCAGTACGTATCCTTAGGGCCGGCCGCGTTCAACCTCAAACGCCTACCGCGCCTAAAACTGTTGCTGTAGAGAAGTCCTGA
- a CDS encoding TIGR04211 family SH3 domain-containing protein, translating into MNIPTPTAVTLSCIGLLFSILMSLHSPQTVAQEQDEFRYISDVLFVPLRSGQGSQYRIINKGLKSATKLIFIEDGDSGEWTKVRTESGIEGWIRNQYLMEEEPSRIKLNRALSRLAALDKKQQQVVSENKQLQQANNELSSTASSSTEKSQGLASELEKIKTLSAGAIDLDKRYNELLQKHQLIQTENNVLKAENEKLVNDNRVTYMMYGVGILLLGIFLAYLLPLLKPKRNHSEWR; encoded by the coding sequence ATGAATATACCTACACCAACAGCCGTAACCCTGAGTTGTATTGGCCTCCTATTTTCTATTCTGATGAGTTTGCACTCACCGCAGACCGTTGCTCAGGAACAGGATGAATTTCGCTATATATCCGACGTTTTATTCGTGCCTTTACGCAGCGGCCAGGGCAGTCAATACCGGATTATTAACAAAGGATTAAAAAGCGCGACCAAGCTGATATTTATTGAAGATGGTGATAGTGGCGAATGGACGAAGGTTCGAACAGAAAGCGGGATAGAGGGCTGGATACGCAACCAATACCTTATGGAAGAAGAACCTTCTCGTATAAAACTTAATCGAGCACTCAGCCGGTTAGCGGCGCTGGATAAAAAACAACAGCAAGTGGTAAGCGAAAACAAACAGCTTCAGCAAGCCAATAACGAACTCTCCAGTACAGCATCGTCATCCACGGAAAAGAGCCAGGGCTTAGCGTCTGAACTAGAAAAAATAAAAACGCTTTCTGCTGGCGCAATTGACCTCGACAAGCGTTACAACGAGCTATTACAAAAGCATCAGTTGATCCAGACAGAGAACAACGTATTAAAAGCTGAAAATGAAAAGCTGGTTAACGACAATCGAGTTACCTACATGATGTATGGCGTAGGAATTTTATTATTGGGCATTTTCCTAGCCTACCTGCTTCCTTTATTAAAACCCAAAAGAAACCATTCAGAGTGGCGATAA
- a CDS encoding YciI family protein, with protein sequence MLYAIISEDVENSLPKRLAARPAHLERLQLLRDQGRLMLAGPHPAIDSNEPGEAGFTGSLVIAEFDSLAEAESWANADPYIDAGVYAAVKVKPFKKVLP encoded by the coding sequence ATGTTGTACGCCATTATCAGTGAGGATGTTGAAAACTCTTTGCCCAAACGCCTAGCTGCTAGGCCAGCTCATCTTGAGCGCCTGCAACTTTTACGTGATCAGGGGCGTTTAATGCTCGCGGGGCCTCACCCCGCGATTGACAGCAACGAACCGGGTGAAGCTGGTTTTACCGGCAGCTTAGTAATTGCTGAGTTCGATTCACTGGCCGAAGCCGAAAGCTGGGCAAACGCCGACCCCTATATTGACGCGGGTGTTTACGCCGCAGTTAAAGTTAAACCTTTCAAAAAAGTCCTCCCTTGA
- a CDS encoding VC0807 family protein: MTDVSQKKENPFINLLLNIVIPTVILMKFSGPDHLGAKLGLIVALAFPITYGVIDFFRIKKVNFFSTLGVISILLTGGITLLELDPKYIAIKEATIPALFGIATLISLKTRYPLVKTFLFNDKVMQTARVHEALESKGNEKVFENSLTNASFMIAASFGLSSVLNYALAKWVLVSPPGTEAFNAELGKMTALSLPVITIPAMLVLVLALYYLFRQITKLTGLSLEDIFIDPDEHKKSSDKQET; encoded by the coding sequence ATGACTGATGTAAGCCAAAAAAAAGAAAACCCGTTTATCAACCTACTGCTGAATATTGTTATCCCAACCGTGATTTTAATGAAGTTCAGCGGCCCGGATCACCTTGGAGCCAAGCTAGGTCTGATCGTCGCCCTGGCCTTCCCAATTACCTACGGCGTCATTGATTTTTTCCGTATTAAGAAAGTAAACTTTTTTTCAACGCTGGGGGTCATCAGTATTCTCCTAACCGGTGGCATTACCCTGCTGGAACTGGACCCTAAGTATATCGCCATTAAAGAGGCCACTATTCCCGCCTTATTTGGTATAGCAACGCTGATTTCGTTAAAAACACGCTACCCTCTGGTGAAAACCTTTCTCTTTAACGACAAAGTGATGCAAACAGCTCGCGTACACGAAGCATTGGAGAGCAAAGGCAATGAAAAGGTCTTTGAAAACAGCTTGACCAATGCCTCATTTATGATCGCTGCATCATTTGGTTTATCTTCCGTACTGAACTATGCCCTGGCAAAATGGGTCTTAGTAAGCCCACCCGGAACAGAAGCATTTAATGCAGAGTTAGGTAAAATGACCGCCTTGAGCTTACCGGTGATCACAATTCCGGCAATGTTAGTGCTAGTACTTGCGCTCTACTACCTTTTTCGTCAGATAACCAAATTGACAGGATTAAGCCTGGAAGACATTTTTATTGATCCGGATGAACATAAAAAGTCATCCGATAAACAGGAAACCTGA
- a CDS encoding PHP domain-containing protein, with amino-acid sequence MAQVYDLHCHSDQSDGALSPEDLVSRAKERQVTALALTDHDTIAGIERARNCARREGIDLIAGIEFSSQWSGRGIHVVGLNIDTGNMVLLKALEKQARVREERAVNIGERLAKCGIQDAYEGAKAYAGDAAVGRPHFAQYLVDTGAVTSFKQAFKRYLGAGKTGDVKSGWPEVAEVVEWILAADGVAVLAHPAKYNMTRTKLCYLTEAFAEAGGQAIEVVSGKQPVGLAENLAKIALQYQLAASCGSDFHVPGQPWQELGCASRLPADVQPVWELFS; translated from the coding sequence ATGGCGCAAGTATACGATCTTCATTGCCATAGCGACCAGTCGGATGGCGCTTTATCTCCGGAGGACTTGGTCTCTCGTGCCAAAGAGCGGCAGGTTACCGCGCTCGCTCTAACGGATCACGACACCATCGCGGGTATCGAGCGGGCCAGAAACTGTGCCCGTAGAGAGGGGATTGACCTTATTGCAGGCATAGAGTTCTCCAGTCAGTGGAGCGGGCGAGGCATTCACGTTGTTGGGCTGAATATCGATACTGGGAATATGGTCTTGCTCAAGGCCCTTGAGAAGCAGGCCAGAGTGCGGGAAGAGCGGGCGGTAAACATTGGCGAGCGCCTAGCAAAATGCGGTATTCAGGATGCGTATGAAGGCGCCAAGGCCTATGCTGGTGATGCAGCGGTGGGTCGTCCTCACTTTGCTCAATATTTGGTTGATACGGGAGCAGTAACGAGTTTTAAGCAGGCGTTTAAACGTTATTTGGGTGCAGGGAAAACGGGAGATGTTAAAAGTGGTTGGCCGGAAGTTGCCGAGGTTGTTGAGTGGATTCTTGCCGCTGATGGGGTAGCTGTTCTTGCTCACCCGGCCAAATATAATATGACCCGTACAAAGCTGTGTTATCTGACCGAGGCCTTTGCTGAGGCCGGTGGGCAGGCAATTGAGGTGGTTAGTGGTAAACAACCCGTGGGTTTGGCAGAAAATCTTGCTAAAATCGCCCTTCAATACCAGCTTGCGGCGTCCTGTGGCAGTGATTTTCATGTGCCGGGACAGCCATGGCAGGAACTGGGATGCGCATCCCGCCTGCCTGCAGATGTTCAGCCGGTGTGGGAGTTGTTCTCGTAG
- a CDS encoding L-threonylcarbamoyladenylate synthase: MAQFFSIHPENPQSRLILQAVDILKRGGLIVYPTDSAYALGCHIGDKFALDRIRALRQLDKHHNFTLMCRDLSELANYARVDNAAYRLIRSHTPGPYTFILNATSEVPRRLQHPKRKTLGMRVPDNAIALALMEELGEPLMSSSLILPGDAVPLTDPYDIRDTLEHQLELVIDGGFCGLEATSVIDLTGEEPSIIRTGCGDVSSFL, encoded by the coding sequence ATGGCGCAGTTTTTCAGTATTCATCCCGAAAACCCTCAATCCCGCTTAATTCTGCAGGCTGTAGATATTTTGAAACGGGGCGGGTTAATTGTTTACCCCACCGATTCGGCTTATGCACTGGGTTGTCATATTGGTGATAAGTTTGCTCTAGACCGTATTCGCGCGCTCCGGCAGTTGGACAAGCACCACAACTTTACCTTGATGTGTCGCGATTTGTCAGAATTGGCGAATTACGCCCGCGTTGATAATGCGGCCTATCGTTTGATTAGAAGTCATACGCCTGGCCCGTATACCTTTATTCTAAACGCCACCTCGGAAGTTCCACGAAGGTTGCAGCACCCTAAACGTAAAACCTTGGGGATGCGAGTACCTGATAATGCGATTGCGTTGGCTCTGATGGAGGAGCTTGGGGAGCCCTTGATGAGCAGCTCGCTCATTTTACCGGGTGACGCTGTACCACTCACCGATCCCTACGATATTCGCGATACGCTGGAGCATCAGCTGGAGCTGGTGATCGATGGCGGCTTCTGTGGTCTGGAGGCGACCAGTGTTATCGATTTAACGGGCGAAGAGCCCAGTATCATCCGTACGGGTTGCGGAGATGTCAGCAGTTTCCTGTAG
- a CDS encoding segregation and condensation protein A, with protein MEVAPADVAAPAAEHHPEQGEMPFAMVQGKAYTQLPKDLYIPPDALEVFLEAFEGPLDLLLYLIRRQNLDILEIDVSEITHQYVSYVEMMESIQFELAAEYLVMAAMLAEIKSRMLLPRSASLDEEEEDDPRAALIRRLQEYERFKQAAEDIDELPRMHREIHIAKAEEPDRHVTRPDPDVDLKEILLALSEVLRRADMFESHYIEKEKLSTRERMGQVLDKLAGQQFVPFVSLFSVKEGRLGVVVTFLAVMELIKESLVEIVQTEAFAPIHVKARAQ; from the coding sequence TTGGAAGTAGCGCCCGCAGACGTTGCAGCGCCGGCTGCGGAGCATCATCCCGAGCAGGGCGAAATGCCTTTTGCGATGGTGCAGGGCAAAGCCTATACACAACTCCCTAAAGACCTTTACATTCCACCCGATGCACTGGAAGTGTTTTTGGAGGCATTTGAAGGGCCTCTAGATCTGCTGCTTTACCTGATTCGCCGACAAAACCTCGATATTCTTGAGATCGACGTATCTGAAATTACCCACCAATATGTTTCCTATGTGGAAATGATGGAATCTATACAGTTTGAGCTGGCTGCAGAGTATCTTGTAATGGCTGCCATGCTGGCTGAAATTAAGTCGCGTATGTTATTGCCTCGCTCGGCATCCCTGGATGAAGAGGAAGAAGATGACCCTCGTGCGGCACTTATTCGTCGCCTGCAGGAGTACGAGCGATTCAAACAGGCAGCGGAAGATATTGATGAACTGCCGCGCATGCATCGTGAAATCCATATTGCCAAAGCCGAGGAGCCAGACAGGCACGTAACACGCCCGGATCCAGACGTCGATTTGAAAGAAATTCTGCTGGCCCTGTCTGAAGTACTCCGCCGCGCCGATATGTTTGAGAGTCACTATATCGAAAAAGAAAAGCTTTCTACCCGCGAACGTATGGGGCAGGTTCTGGATAAGCTTGCGGGGCAGCAATTTGTACCCTTTGTTAGTTTGTTTAGTGTGAAAGAAGGGCGCTTGGGAGTGGTGGTGACCTTTCTTGCGGTTATGGAACTTATTAAGGAATCATTGGTGGAAATTGTACAAACCGAAGCCTTTGCTCCAATACATGTAAAAGCCCGCGCACAGTAG
- the scpB gene encoding SMC-Scp complex subunit ScpB — translation MSYEKKQLQTIIEGAILAAGEPLTLDRMLTMFEEHEAPSKEDLNEVLEELKRSCDDRGFVLTEVASGFRFQVREDLAEWVNRLWDEKPQKYSRAMLETLALIAYRQPITRGDIEEVRGVAVSSHIVKTLVERDWVKVVGHRDVPGRPALYATTRQFLDYFNLKSLEELPTLGELRDIDSLNEALEFDSLPPEVQESITAAAAVAEAESAVAQDQNETADPVEGEESLEVESETQQVAEDEEIDEIAEDVGSVQGDGDSAEEPEPRETEQVQSLGASDQEPAGEPQDDTLDDVQGDSHQERPEEQEQEQQVALDKDPYESLFGDSSEADSNEQNSDQPKPKSENIEADKDQFHD, via the coding sequence ATGAGTTACGAAAAAAAACAATTACAAACAATCATTGAAGGGGCAATTCTTGCTGCAGGCGAGCCGCTGACGCTTGACCGCATGTTAACGATGTTTGAAGAGCATGAAGCGCCCAGTAAAGAAGATCTGAACGAGGTACTAGAAGAATTAAAACGGAGCTGTGATGACCGGGGATTCGTCCTTACTGAAGTCGCCAGTGGTTTTCGCTTTCAGGTGCGTGAGGATCTAGCCGAATGGGTTAACCGCCTGTGGGACGAAAAACCGCAGAAGTATTCACGCGCAATGCTCGAAACGCTGGCGCTGATTGCTTATCGTCAGCCCATCACTCGCGGCGACATCGAAGAGGTCCGCGGTGTTGCAGTGAGTAGCCATATTGTTAAAACGCTGGTTGAGCGTGATTGGGTAAAAGTTGTAGGGCATCGAGACGTCCCTGGTAGACCCGCGCTTTACGCAACGACCCGTCAATTTCTGGATTACTTCAACTTGAAAAGCTTGGAGGAGTTGCCAACCCTGGGTGAACTTCGGGATATTGATAGCCTAAATGAAGCCTTGGAGTTTGATTCCTTGCCACCGGAAGTGCAGGAGAGTATCACCGCTGCGGCTGCGGTTGCAGAAGCTGAATCGGCGGTAGCGCAGGATCAAAATGAAACCGCGGATCCGGTAGAGGGGGAAGAATCCCTGGAGGTGGAAAGTGAGACTCAGCAAGTGGCTGAGGATGAAGAAATTGACGAGATTGCGGAGGACGTTGGAAGCGTTCAAGGTGACGGCGACTCTGCAGAAGAGCCGGAACCTAGAGAAACTGAGCAAGTTCAGAGTCTGGGGGCATCTGATCAAGAGCCCGCTGGCGAACCACAAGACGACACGCTAGACGATGTGCAGGGTGATTCCCATCAAGAGCGCCCAGAAGAGCAGGAACAAGAACAGCAAGTAGCATTAGATAAAGATCCCTACGAATCCCTATTTGGAGATTCGTCGGAAGCTGACAGTAACGAGCAAAATTCCGATCAACCAAAGCCAAAGAGCGAAAACATCGAGGCAGACAAAGACCAATTTCATGACTGA
- the rluB gene encoding 23S rRNA pseudouridine(2605) synthase RluB → MTDQPQAPEGEKLQKVLARAGMGSRREMERSISSGKVTVNGHPAKLGDRVTESDRIDYDGKRISSAFQAKKRVRVILYNKPEGQICSRSDPEGRPTVYDNLPRVANSRWISVGRLDFNTSGLLLFTDDGELANKLMHPSSGIDREYLVRVQGEVEKDMLQRMRDGVLLEDGIARFTDIKEGGNEGSNLWFYCVVMEGRNREVRRLWESQGVRVSRLKRVRYGNIFVPSHVRSGQWLELNEKEVADLCVTAGLDAPPKPKYSPELRKSRERHQRRLRKAHTSRTKTRR, encoded by the coding sequence ATGACTGATCAACCACAAGCACCCGAAGGTGAAAAATTACAGAAGGTTCTCGCACGCGCTGGTATGGGCTCACGGCGGGAAATGGAAAGGTCGATCAGTAGCGGAAAGGTTACGGTTAACGGTCATCCGGCAAAGCTTGGCGACCGGGTAACTGAATCCGATCGTATTGACTACGACGGCAAACGTATTTCCTCTGCGTTTCAGGCCAAAAAGCGTGTGCGCGTTATTCTCTACAATAAGCCGGAAGGGCAGATATGCTCCCGCTCCGACCCCGAAGGTCGACCGACGGTTTACGATAATTTGCCACGAGTTGCCAACAGCCGATGGATATCGGTTGGGCGTTTGGATTTTAATACCAGTGGCTTGCTGCTCTTTACGGATGATGGTGAATTAGCCAACAAGCTTATGCACCCTTCATCGGGAATTGACCGTGAATATCTGGTGCGGGTTCAGGGCGAAGTCGAGAAGGACATGTTGCAACGGATGCGGGATGGCGTGCTACTGGAAGACGGTATTGCCCGTTTTACCGATATAAAAGAGGGTGGTAACGAAGGTAGTAATCTGTGGTTCTATTGTGTGGTGATGGAAGGGCGCAACCGTGAGGTAAGGCGCTTGTGGGAATCCCAGGGCGTGAGAGTAAGCAGGCTTAAGCGTGTACGCTACGGTAATATATTTGTTCCATCCCACGTTCGTTCCGGTCAGTGGTTAGAGCTGAATGAAAAAGAAGTGGCGGACCTGTGTGTAACCGCAGGCCTGGATGCGCCACCGAAACCCAAGTATTCTCCTGAGCTGAGAAAATCACGTGAGCGACACCAAAGGCGCTTGCGCAAGGCGCATACCTCGAGAACCAAGACTCGACGATGA
- a CDS encoding GGDEF domain-containing protein, with amino-acid sequence MVTLASTKQRRSGTAASRRTDTESWPDHRVHGFPAENDLRDLQFKLAHNLQSSLDLHTTLDLFFNNIQEAVSVNGLHYRCPEDVSNLELGNICPHKASYKVSSADLKLGQIVFSRAKPFLEAELAALEMMVGVLFYPLRNALLYQQALENSLRDSLTGIGNRAAFDANFDRELKLAQRHKQHLSLLVIDIDHFKNVNDCYGHQNGDRILKHAATSIQAGLRETDQVFRYGGEEFVVVLSNTCHKDAHLIAERIRLKVAMSPTRVDNSDVLVTASIGISKLKECDHTETLFNRADQALYRAKALGRNRVEAG; translated from the coding sequence ATGGTAACTCTGGCCTCCACTAAGCAACGTCGCAGCGGCACCGCCGCATCCAGAAGAACGGATACGGAATCGTGGCCCGACCACAGGGTACATGGCTTCCCCGCAGAAAATGATCTGCGTGACCTGCAATTTAAGTTGGCACACAACCTACAAAGCTCTCTGGATCTACATACCACTCTGGATTTGTTTTTCAATAACATTCAAGAAGCGGTTAGCGTCAACGGGCTTCACTACCGCTGCCCTGAAGACGTTTCCAACCTGGAGCTGGGTAACATATGCCCACACAAAGCCAGCTACAAGGTTAGCTCTGCCGATTTAAAGCTCGGGCAAATTGTCTTCAGCCGTGCCAAACCATTCTTGGAAGCCGAATTGGCCGCACTAGAAATGATGGTAGGCGTACTTTTTTACCCCCTACGCAACGCCCTTCTCTACCAGCAGGCATTAGAGAATTCTCTGCGCGACAGCCTTACCGGTATCGGCAATCGTGCAGCCTTCGACGCTAATTTTGATCGCGAGCTAAAACTCGCCCAACGACACAAACAACATCTATCACTATTGGTTATCGATATAGATCATTTCAAAAACGTGAACGACTGCTACGGCCACCAGAACGGAGACCGTATTCTCAAGCACGCAGCCACGAGCATTCAGGCTGGGCTAAGGGAAACCGATCAGGTATTCCGCTACGGCGGCGAGGAGTTTGTTGTAGTGCTGAGCAACACCTGTCATAAGGATGCGCACCTGATCGCCGAGCGCATTCGCTTAAAGGTCGCCATGTCGCCTACCCGTGTGGACAACAGTGATGTACTTGTTACTGCGAGTATTGGCATAAGCAAACTAAAAGAATGCGACCACACTGAAACATTGTTCAATCGGGCCGACCAAGCTCTGTACCGAGCCAAGGCGCTAGGCCGTAATCGGGTAGAGGCAGGATAG
- a CDS encoding flavodoxin, which translates to MADIGLFFGSDEGNTEGVAFRIEQCLGEENVDVLDIGEATQLDFAAYDKLIMGIPTWDFGQLQSDWDDFWNDLIEIDFTGKTVALFGLGDQFGYGDFFLDAMGMLHEVIVKRGATIVGHWPIEGYEFDASKAKVEGEDAFVGLALDEDQQPELTNPRIEKWCQKIVDEFNLDITIKRL; encoded by the coding sequence GTGGCAGATATAGGTCTGTTTTTCGGCAGTGATGAAGGTAACACCGAAGGCGTTGCCTTCCGTATCGAGCAGTGCTTGGGTGAAGAGAATGTCGACGTTCTGGACATCGGTGAAGCTACGCAACTGGATTTTGCAGCGTACGATAAGTTGATTATGGGTATTCCCACCTGGGATTTCGGGCAACTGCAGTCTGACTGGGACGATTTTTGGAACGACCTTATCGAGATAGATTTTACCGGCAAAACCGTTGCGTTGTTTGGTTTGGGAGATCAATTTGGTTATGGGGATTTCTTTTTGGATGCGATGGGTATGCTCCACGAAGTTATCGTAAAGCGTGGTGCAACGATTGTTGGGCATTGGCCAATAGAAGGCTACGAGTTCGATGCATCTAAAGCTAAAGTCGAGGGAGAAGACGCTTTTGTGGGGCTCGCGTTAGATGAAGATCAGCAGCCGGAGTTAACCAACCCAAGGATCGAAAAGTGGTGCCAGAAAATTGTGGATGAATTCAATTTGGATATCACCATTAAGCGCTTGTAG
- the cmoB gene encoding tRNA 5-methoxyuridine(34)/uridine 5-oxyacetic acid(34) synthase CmoB, whose product MSTPIDYSPLLTQLKNSALCEWAETLPAQITSGLSEQRYGDLPSWYHALNSLPKVKSTYTYFGDKVTIGKREELSTEQYQQLESALRSLIPWRKGPFELFGLHIDTEWRSDWKWQRLQRHIAPLKDRNVLDVGCGNGYHCWRMYGEGASQVIGIDPSPRFIVQFYMVKHFLENCSVDLLPVGIEALPPKMEYFDTTFSMGVLYHRRSPMDHLLELRDTLKPGGELVLETLVIDGGIGDALVPEGRYGKMNNVWFLPSVPTLLSWLKKCGFVNARCINQCTTDTKEQRTTDWMQFQSLEDFLDPTAPDKTIEGHPGPVRAVIVANKRK is encoded by the coding sequence TTGTCTACACCCATTGATTACAGCCCCCTGCTAACGCAACTGAAAAATTCAGCGTTGTGTGAATGGGCGGAAACGCTGCCAGCACAAATCACCTCAGGCCTTTCGGAGCAACGCTACGGCGACCTTCCCAGCTGGTATCACGCTCTGAATTCACTACCAAAAGTAAAAAGCACTTATACCTACTTTGGCGACAAAGTAACCATCGGCAAACGAGAAGAGCTTAGTACCGAGCAGTACCAGCAGCTCGAAAGCGCCCTTCGCAGCCTAATCCCCTGGCGCAAAGGCCCATTTGAGTTATTTGGACTACACATAGACACCGAGTGGCGATCTGACTGGAAATGGCAAAGACTGCAGCGGCATATTGCCCCCCTTAAGGACCGCAATGTATTGGATGTAGGGTGTGGTAACGGTTATCACTGCTGGCGTATGTATGGGGAAGGTGCCTCCCAGGTCATCGGTATCGATCCTTCACCACGATTTATCGTTCAGTTTTATATGGTCAAGCATTTTCTGGAAAACTGCTCCGTCGATCTACTGCCCGTTGGTATCGAAGCCCTGCCACCCAAAATGGAATACTTCGATACCACCTTTTCCATGGGCGTGCTTTACCACCGCCGATCGCCAATGGATCATTTACTCGAGCTTCGAGATACCCTTAAGCCTGGTGGTGAACTGGTATTGGAAACCTTGGTCATTGACGGCGGAATCGGTGACGCGTTGGTTCCCGAGGGCCGCTACGGAAAAATGAATAATGTCTGGTTTTTACCTAGTGTACCCACACTTCTTTCATGGCTTAAAAAATGCGGCTTTGTAAACGCCCGCTGCATAAACCAATGTACAACCGACACAAAAGAGCAGCGCACAACAGACTGGATGCAATTTCAATCACTGGAGGACTTTCTCGACCCAACAGCGCCAGACAAAACCATTGAAGGCCACCCAGGTCCCGTTCGCGCAGTTATTGTCGCCAACAAAAGAAAGTAG